A single region of the Idiomarinaceae bacterium HL-53 genome encodes:
- a CDS encoding multisubunit potassium/proton antiporter, PhaG subunit (TC 2.A.63.1.1), with product MPLWVEVTVSVFLLVGAFFALVGSIGLAKLPDFFRRLHGPTKATTLGVGGMIFGSMLYFTQLERQLQFQELLITLFLFITAPASAHIVAKAALHLKVQHQAKHTEQQAKQASDANEE from the coding sequence ATGCCATTATGGGTTGAAGTAACAGTCTCTGTATTCCTTCTCGTGGGAGCATTCTTTGCGCTGGTCGGCTCGATTGGTTTAGCAAAGCTCCCTGATTTTTTTCGCCGATTGCATGGGCCAACCAAGGCAACCACGCTCGGTGTTGGCGGTATGATTTTTGGCTCCATGCTCTATTTTACGCAGTTAGAACGGCAACTTCAGTTTCAAGAGTTGCTGATTACACTATTTCTCTTCATTACTGCACCTGCAAGCGCCCACATTGTGGCAAAAGCAGCACTCCACTTGAAAGTACAGCATCAGGCCAAACATACAGAACAACAGGCGAAGCAAGCGAGCGACGCAAACGAAGAGTAG